Proteins encoded within one genomic window of Dyadobacter chenhuakuii:
- the ileS gene encoding isoleucine--tRNA ligase — MKYNEYKNLSYPQIGDEVLKFWKDKKIFEASVETREGAPSFTFFEGPPSANGTPGIHHVMARSIKDIFCRYKTLQGFQVKRKGGWDTHGLPVELQVEKELGIIKDDIGKTISVEDYNEKCRQTVMKFTDQWNDLTEKMGYWVDLEDPYITYKSEYIESLWNLLKKLYDKGLLYKGYTIQPYSPAAGTGLSSHELNMPGTYKDVKDTTIVAMFKTKGAKAAEVFADFSESDIRILAWTTTPWTLPANAALTVGGNITYVLVKTFNPYTHAPVAVVLAKDLISKYFSDKGRDGDFAGYEASDKKILPWTILTELKGKDLEGIEYEQLMPYVQPKVEASAKPAFRVILGDFVTTEDGTGVVHTSPTFGADDFRVSQANGIPAIMVKDETGKDVPIVDRQGRFVKEITDYAGRFVKPEYYSEEEQNDPEFRATDVLIAIKLKEEGKAFKVEKYEHPYPHCWRTDKPVLYYPLDSWFIKTTAMKDRLVELNKTINWKPESTGTGRFGNWLENLVDWNLSRSRYWGTPLPIWRNEHGEEVCIGSIEELKDQLEEALLSENLTREQAAKNSEYLLKLENGDYDLHRPYVDNIVLVSKKGHIMHREPDLIDVWFDSGAMPYAQWHYPFENKEIFEQSYPADFISEGVDQTRGWFFTLHAIAGMLFDSVAFKNVVSTGLVLDKNGNKMSKRLGNAVDPFATLSKFGPDATRWYMITNAEPWDNLKFNIEGIGEVQRKFFGTLVNTYNFFALYANLDGYEFHETVSVPIEKRTELDRWILSKLNTLVKEVGEQFDDYNPTKAGRLVQDFVTDQLSNWYIRLNRRRFWNPSQDSGEGLTEDKQAAYETLQHCLVTVSQLMSPIAPFFGEWLYKNLTDGDRAASIANNTGHQYESVHLTYWPKIEAEYVDLDLEAAMEQAQTISSLVHSIRKGHKIKVRQPLSKILIPVLNDTTKRQIEQVKAIILSEVNVKNIEFVHDDSGILIKKIKPNFKTLGPKFGPKMKEVAAAISAMDEAAIKEIEKNGSITLNGASSPIEIALTDVEIHAEDVPGWLVASEGGLTVALDVTITDELRLEGIARDFVNRVQNLRKDSGFDVTDKIKITLQDNDRLLASAVTANKDYICQEVQALELNIINDLNGEANEIEMDEFLLKVKIEVVS; from the coding sequence ATGAAATACAACGAGTATAAAAACCTGAGTTATCCGCAGATTGGAGACGAAGTCCTGAAATTCTGGAAAGACAAAAAGATATTTGAAGCGTCGGTTGAAACACGCGAAGGTGCACCTTCATTTACATTCTTCGAAGGCCCGCCTTCCGCGAATGGAACACCTGGTATTCACCACGTTATGGCGCGCTCGATCAAGGATATCTTTTGCCGTTACAAGACATTGCAGGGTTTTCAGGTTAAAAGAAAAGGAGGCTGGGATACGCACGGACTGCCTGTGGAATTGCAGGTTGAGAAAGAGCTGGGCATTATCAAAGATGATATTGGAAAGACGATTTCCGTTGAAGATTACAACGAAAAATGCCGCCAGACCGTCATGAAATTTACAGATCAATGGAATGACCTGACCGAAAAAATGGGTTACTGGGTTGATCTGGAAGATCCTTATATTACTTACAAAAGCGAATACATCGAGAGCCTTTGGAACCTGCTTAAAAAGCTCTACGACAAAGGTTTGCTATACAAAGGTTACACGATCCAACCTTATTCACCAGCCGCAGGAACCGGGCTTTCGTCTCACGAGCTGAACATGCCCGGGACCTACAAAGATGTGAAGGACACGACCATTGTGGCCATGTTTAAGACAAAGGGCGCAAAAGCCGCGGAAGTTTTCGCAGACTTTTCTGAGTCCGATATCCGCATCCTGGCCTGGACAACCACGCCCTGGACGCTTCCTGCAAACGCGGCATTGACAGTTGGCGGCAACATTACTTATGTTCTGGTAAAAACCTTTAACCCTTACACACATGCGCCCGTCGCAGTGGTTTTGGCAAAGGACCTCATCTCAAAATATTTCTCTGATAAGGGCCGTGACGGCGACTTTGCAGGTTATGAAGCCAGTGACAAAAAGATTCTGCCCTGGACTATCCTGACAGAATTGAAAGGAAAAGATCTGGAAGGCATTGAATACGAGCAACTAATGCCCTATGTGCAGCCTAAGGTTGAGGCGTCTGCGAAACCCGCATTCCGCGTCATTCTGGGCGACTTCGTTACGACAGAGGACGGAACGGGCGTTGTGCATACATCTCCGACATTCGGTGCGGATGACTTCCGGGTGTCGCAAGCCAATGGCATTCCGGCCATTATGGTGAAAGACGAGACCGGCAAAGATGTGCCCATTGTGGACCGCCAGGGGCGTTTTGTAAAAGAGATCACAGATTACGCAGGCCGTTTCGTCAAGCCTGAATATTATTCCGAAGAAGAACAAAATGATCCGGAATTCAGGGCAACGGATGTCCTGATAGCGATCAAGCTGAAAGAAGAAGGCAAGGCATTTAAAGTAGAAAAATACGAACACCCCTACCCACATTGCTGGCGTACGGATAAGCCGGTTTTATATTATCCGCTGGACAGCTGGTTTATCAAAACCACAGCGATGAAAGACCGCCTGGTGGAGCTAAACAAAACCATCAACTGGAAGCCGGAAAGCACCGGAACGGGCCGTTTTGGCAACTGGCTGGAAAACCTGGTCGACTGGAACCTGTCCCGCTCCCGTTACTGGGGAACGCCCCTGCCGATCTGGCGCAACGAGCATGGTGAAGAAGTCTGCATCGGCTCGATTGAAGAACTGAAAGATCAGCTGGAAGAAGCATTGCTTTCGGAAAACCTGACAAGAGAACAGGCTGCTAAAAATTCGGAATATTTATTAAAGCTGGAAAACGGCGATTATGACCTGCACAGGCCATATGTAGATAACATTGTTTTGGTTTCGAAGAAGGGCCACATCATGCACCGCGAGCCGGATTTGATCGACGTTTGGTTTGATTCGGGCGCTATGCCTTACGCGCAATGGCATTATCCGTTTGAAAATAAAGAGATTTTCGAGCAAAGTTATCCGGCAGATTTCATCTCCGAAGGCGTGGATCAAACGCGCGGCTGGTTCTTTACCCTGCACGCCATCGCCGGGATGTTGTTTGATTCTGTTGCATTCAAGAATGTCGTTTCTACCGGTTTGGTTTTAGATAAAAATGGCAACAAAATGTCCAAGCGTCTTGGCAATGCGGTTGACCCATTTGCTACCCTGTCCAAATTCGGTCCTGATGCTACGCGCTGGTATATGATCACCAATGCGGAACCCTGGGATAACCTTAAATTCAACATTGAAGGCATTGGTGAAGTGCAGCGTAAGTTTTTCGGAACACTTGTAAACACTTACAATTTCTTCGCATTATATGCCAATCTGGACGGTTATGAATTCCATGAGACCGTTTCTGTGCCCATTGAAAAACGCACGGAACTGGATCGCTGGATCTTATCAAAGCTGAATACATTGGTGAAGGAAGTTGGTGAGCAATTTGATGATTACAATCCTACCAAGGCCGGAAGACTTGTTCAGGATTTTGTAACCGATCAGCTTTCCAACTGGTATATCCGTCTCAACCGCCGCCGTTTCTGGAACCCGTCGCAGGATTCCGGTGAAGGTCTTACGGAAGACAAACAAGCCGCCTACGAAACTTTGCAGCATTGCCTGGTTACCGTTTCGCAGCTCATGTCGCCGATTGCTCCGTTTTTTGGAGAATGGTTATATAAAAACCTGACCGACGGCGACCGCGCCGCTTCGATTGCCAATAATACGGGCCATCAATACGAATCTGTGCATCTGACTTACTGGCCTAAGATCGAAGCAGAATATGTTGATCTGGACCTGGAAGCCGCCATGGAACAAGCGCAAACGATCAGTTCACTGGTCCACTCCATCCGTAAGGGGCATAAGATCAAAGTACGCCAGCCGCTCTCTAAGATTTTGATCCCTGTGCTGAATGATACTACAAAACGTCAGATTGAGCAGGTTAAGGCCATTATTTTGTCGGAGGTTAATGTCAAGAACATTGAATTCGTGCATGATGACAGCGGCATATTGATCAAGAAGATCAAACCAAACTTCAAGACATTAGGACCGAAATTCGGCCCGAAAATGAAGGAAGTGGCAGCAGCAATCTCCGCAATGGACGAAGCAGCCATCAAGGAAATCGAGAAAAATGGTTCGATAACCCTAAACGGCGCATCATCACCCATCGAAATCGCCCTTACCGACGTGGAAATCCACGCTGAGGACGTTCCAGGCTGGTTAGTAGCGAGCGAAGGCGGTCTGACAGTAGCGCTGGACGTTACGATCACAGACGAACTGCGTCTCGAAGGCATAGCACGTGACTTCGTCAACCGCGTTCAAAACCTGCGGAAAGACAGTGGTTTCGATGTAACAGATAAAATAAAAATCACATTACAGGACAACGACCGCCTGCTGGCCAGCGCCGTAACCGCCAACAAAGATTACATCTGCCAGGAAGTGCAAGCCCTGGAACTGAACATCATCAACGACCTCAACGGCGAAGCCAACGAGATTGAAATGGATGAGTTTTTGTTGAAAGTGAAGATTGAGGTTGTGTCCTGA
- a CDS encoding glucose 1-dehydrogenase has translation MRLENKVALITGGSGGIGRETALLFAKEGAKVVVTDVNDAAGQETADEIVANGGEAFFLHSDVSKAADNEAAVAFAEEKFGKLNIIFNNAGIMHSDDDNAMTTDESIWDLTMNINAKGVFLGCKYGIPALQRAGGGSIINTASFVAILGAATPQIAYTASKGAVLALTRELAIIHARENIRVNALCPGPLRTELLMKFLNTEEKKQRRLVHIPMGRFGEAKEMAYAALFLASDESSFVTGTDFLVDGGITSAYVTPL, from the coding sequence ATGCGTTTAGAAAATAAAGTTGCGCTGATAACCGGCGGAAGTGGCGGAATCGGGCGTGAAACTGCACTTTTGTTTGCCAAAGAAGGAGCAAAAGTTGTTGTTACCGACGTCAATGATGCGGCCGGACAGGAAACTGCGGATGAGATCGTTGCTAACGGAGGCGAGGCGTTTTTCCTGCATTCGGACGTTTCCAAAGCCGCTGATAATGAGGCGGCTGTTGCATTCGCGGAAGAAAAATTCGGCAAGCTCAACATCATTTTCAACAACGCAGGCATTATGCACAGCGACGATGACAATGCGATGACAACCGACGAGTCCATCTGGGACCTGACGATGAATATCAATGCAAAAGGGGTGTTTTTAGGCTGTAAATACGGCATTCCTGCATTGCAGCGCGCAGGCGGCGGTTCGATAATCAACACTGCCTCTTTCGTCGCAATATTAGGTGCTGCTACTCCGCAGATTGCTTATACAGCTAGTAAAGGAGCTGTTTTGGCGTTGACGCGCGAGCTGGCCATTATTCATGCGCGTGAAAATATCCGCGTCAATGCATTGTGTCCCGGTCCGCTGCGCACGGAGTTGCTGATGAAATTTTTAAATACCGAAGAGAAAAAACAACGCAGGCTTGTCCACATTCCCATGGGCCGCTTCGGCGAGGCGAAAGAAATGGCTTATGCCGCATTGTTCCTCGCTTCCGATGAATCCTCATTTGTAACAGGAACGGATTTTCTGGTAGACGGCGGGATCACTTCTGCCTATGTAACGCCCCTCTGA
- a CDS encoding DUF6934 family protein: MQYQAYPFVLNEAETHYKFESIGKRGVIEKAISFSKLSIDIYNLALLDFDPVTQNYIDDSVTDNGDMPEIMATVIAVILNYLNEHPARRIVLTGNSKSRNRLYQIAIGKVWEVVQEDLQILGFNGVEWLTFEPNGSFESFLIARKFLIS; encoded by the coding sequence ATGCAGTATCAGGCATATCCGTTCGTCCTGAACGAAGCGGAAACACACTATAAATTTGAAAGCATCGGCAAGCGTGGAGTTATCGAAAAAGCGATTTCTTTCTCCAAACTAAGCATAGATATTTATAATCTTGCGTTATTGGATTTTGATCCCGTGACGCAGAATTATATCGATGACTCTGTAACCGACAACGGCGATATGCCGGAAATAATGGCGACCGTTATAGCTGTCATTTTAAACTATTTGAATGAACACCCAGCGCGGCGCATCGTGCTGACTGGAAATTCCAAGTCAAGAAATCGGTTATATCAAATCGCAATCGGGAAAGTGTGGGAAGTTGTCCAGGAAGATCTGCAAATTTTAGGTTTTAATGGCGTCGAATGGTTAACCTTTGAACCTAATGGATCTTTCGAAAGTTTTTTAATAGCACGGAAATTCTTAATTTCATGA
- a CDS encoding aldehyde dehydrogenase family protein: MATQKTISPIDGSVYVERTLAEPQEVETALAKAVAAQKEWRKTSLDEREAICRKAVEYFLNNADEIGLELTWQMGRPIRYTANEIRKGFQERANYMISIAPKALADVEVEEIAGFKRFIRRDPLGVVFVVAPWNYPYLTSVNSVIPAIMAGNAVVLKHAQQTPLCAERYAAAFEYAGLPEGVFQYLHLNHEQVARVIVDTRIDYVAFTGSVEGGHAVQKAINERFIIGGLELGGKDPAYVRADADLADAIENLVDGSFFNSGQSCCGIERIYVHKDVYDQFVTDFAALTRTYTLGDPTNTGTTLGPMVRTAAAEFAQKQINEAISQGATALIDPELFPAHQSGTPYFAPQVLVNVNHNMNVMTEETFAPVVGIMPVESDEEAIRLMNDSQYGLTASIWTSDIEAALAIGEQVETGTWFMNRCDYLDPALAWTGVKNSGRGCTLSTVGYEALTRPKSFHLKINA, translated from the coding sequence ATGGCAACTCAAAAAACGATAAGCCCGATTGACGGCTCCGTATATGTGGAACGCACCTTAGCAGAGCCGCAGGAAGTTGAAACAGCATTGGCTAAGGCCGTTGCTGCACAAAAAGAATGGCGAAAAACTTCGCTGGATGAACGGGAAGCGATCTGCCGGAAAGCGGTGGAATATTTCCTGAATAATGCAGATGAAATTGGACTGGAACTGACCTGGCAAATGGGCCGGCCGATCCGGTATACGGCCAATGAGATCAGAAAAGGATTTCAGGAACGCGCCAATTATATGATTTCCATCGCACCGAAAGCGCTGGCCGATGTGGAAGTGGAGGAAATTGCAGGGTTTAAAAGGTTTATCCGGAGGGATCCGTTGGGCGTTGTCTTCGTGGTTGCGCCGTGGAATTATCCTTATCTTACTTCCGTGAATTCCGTAATTCCGGCTATTATGGCTGGTAATGCGGTTGTCTTGAAGCATGCGCAGCAAACACCATTGTGTGCCGAGCGCTATGCCGCGGCTTTCGAATATGCTGGTTTGCCTGAGGGTGTATTTCAATATCTGCATTTAAATCATGAGCAGGTGGCCCGGGTGATTGTGGATACGCGCATTGATTACGTGGCATTTACAGGCTCGGTAGAAGGTGGACATGCAGTTCAGAAGGCGATTAATGAACGTTTTATCATTGGCGGACTGGAATTGGGCGGCAAAGATCCTGCCTATGTGCGCGCGGATGCTGATCTGGCAGACGCGATTGAAAATCTCGTGGACGGTTCGTTCTTTAATTCAGGGCAATCGTGCTGTGGGATCGAACGGATTTATGTGCATAAGGACGTTTATGATCAGTTTGTTACTGACTTTGCAGCATTGACCAGAACTTACACTTTGGGAGATCCTACAAACACCGGAACAACGCTCGGCCCGATGGTCCGCACGGCGGCAGCTGAATTTGCGCAAAAGCAGATAAATGAAGCCATTTCGCAAGGTGCTACGGCATTGATCGATCCGGAACTCTTCCCTGCACACCAGTCCGGGACGCCGTATTTTGCACCACAAGTGCTTGTTAATGTGAACCATAACATGAATGTGATGACCGAAGAAACATTCGCGCCGGTGGTGGGCATTATGCCTGTGGAAAGTGATGAAGAGGCCATCAGGTTGATGAATGACAGCCAATACGGGCTTACTGCTTCCATCTGGACGTCGGATATAGAAGCTGCGCTGGCAATAGGCGAGCAAGTAGAAACCGGAACCTGGTTCATGAACCGCTGCGATTATTTAGATCCTGCCCTGGCATGGACAGGTGTAAAGAATTCTGGCAGAGGCTGCACGCTTTCCACGGTCGGTTATGAAGCATTGACCCGACCAAAATCATTTCATTTGAAAATTAACGCATAA
- a CDS encoding glutamine synthetase family protein, translated as MSKRGFLTQEELTAKIGEGLIETIVVAFTDHYGRLMGKRVDADYFLDSVIKSGTHGCNYLLTTDMAMDPVPGYKYANWELGYGDFHLVPDLATMRIADWLDKTALVICDLHNEKLHALESIGPRSILKKQLEILQGDGLQCFAASELEYYLLENSYKQAFQQNYQNLTPAGYYLEDYHIMQGTRNEKYTSAVRRHLKNSGIEIETSKGEWGLGQHELNVKYAEVLPMADNHVVYKQCLKEVADAMGLSVTFMAKFQSDQAGSSSHIHMSLWKDGQNAFAGDQEFGPVKGSDIFRWFLGGWIQHVPDVMPFYAPTINSYKRFVDGSWAPTRLAWSYDNRTAGFRVVGSGASLRIECRIPGADCNPYLAFAASLASGLDGIKNKIEPPECFIGDIYAAAHLPRVPYTLAEATTLFENSEFAKNTFGKEVVEHYSHFFRSEQRAYDTSVTDWERKRYFEQI; from the coding sequence ATGAGTAAAAGAGGATTCCTTACGCAAGAAGAACTTACAGCTAAGATCGGGGAAGGGTTGATAGAAACCATCGTTGTTGCTTTCACAGACCATTATGGCCGCCTGATGGGCAAGCGTGTGGATGCCGATTATTTCCTCGATTCGGTGATTAAATCAGGCACGCACGGATGTAATTATCTGCTCACAACAGACATGGCTATGGACCCGGTTCCGGGCTATAAATATGCCAATTGGGAGCTTGGTTATGGTGATTTTCACCTCGTGCCCGATCTCGCAACAATGCGGATCGCGGATTGGCTGGACAAGACGGCATTGGTAATTTGTGACCTGCATAATGAGAAATTGCATGCATTGGAGTCAATCGGTCCAAGATCGATTTTGAAAAAACAGCTGGAAATATTGCAAGGAGATGGTTTACAATGCTTTGCGGCCTCTGAACTTGAATATTATCTGTTGGAAAACAGCTATAAACAAGCATTCCAGCAAAATTATCAAAACCTGACACCGGCAGGCTATTATCTTGAAGACTACCACATTATGCAAGGAACGCGTAATGAAAAATATACTTCCGCAGTAAGGCGGCATTTGAAAAATTCGGGCATCGAAATTGAAACTTCAAAAGGTGAATGGGGACTGGGGCAGCATGAATTGAATGTAAAGTATGCAGAAGTGCTTCCTATGGCCGATAACCATGTGGTTTACAAGCAATGTTTGAAAGAAGTGGCGGACGCCATGGGCCTGTCTGTGACCTTCATGGCCAAGTTTCAATCCGACCAGGCCGGTTCCAGCAGCCATATTCACATGAGTTTGTGGAAAGATGGCCAGAATGCATTTGCAGGCGATCAGGAATTCGGGCCGGTGAAAGGTTCTGATATTTTTCGCTGGTTTTTGGGGGGCTGGATCCAGCATGTGCCGGATGTGATGCCGTTTTATGCGCCTACGATCAATTCATACAAGCGTTTTGTAGATGGTTCCTGGGCACCCACGCGCCTTGCATGGAGTTACGACAACCGGACGGCAGGCTTCCGTGTAGTAGGAAGCGGCGCCAGCTTGCGCATTGAATGCCGCATCCCGGGAGCGGACTGCAATCCGTATCTCGCTTTTGCAGCATCATTAGCTTCGGGTCTGGATGGGATCAAAAACAAAATAGAGCCGCCGGAATGTTTCATCGGGGACATTTATGCCGCGGCGCATTTGCCACGCGTTCCTTATACGCTCGCAGAAGCCACAACATTATTTGAAAACAGTGAATTTGCTAAAAATACATTTGGCAAAGAAGTCGTCGAGCATTACAGCCATTTTTTCAGATCCGAGCAAAGGGCGTACGACACGTCCGTGACGGACTGGGAAAGAAAGCGGTATTTTGAACAGATATAA
- a CDS encoding bile acid:sodium symporter family protein → MSKIFDTAKKAGLDGFMLALLSMILLAWLWPYPGMNDSPLPLSEISTIAVSIIFFFYGLRLSPEKLRAGLVNWKLHVMVHLSTFVLFPLLALAFRPLFKSGDSQTLWLAIFFLTALPSTVSSSVVMVSIAKGNIPAAIFNASISSLIGVFLTPLWMGLVMDAGTGHAGPGHFDLLSVVGKLSLQVLLPVCAGIALNKRWGHFAERYKKYIRYFDQFSILLIVYTSFCESFGEHLFSSLGLKEIVFLGIGMLSLFFGIYFLLTFISNLLHFNHEDRITAVFCGSKKSLVQGAVMSKVLFPGAQAGLMLLPIMIYHALQLIAASIIAQRMARLNEEERIIN, encoded by the coding sequence ATGAGTAAAATATTTGATACAGCCAAAAAAGCAGGTTTGGACGGCTTTATGCTTGCTTTGCTAAGCATGATCCTGCTGGCCTGGCTCTGGCCATACCCAGGCATGAATGACAGTCCATTGCCGCTTTCAGAAATCTCTACCATTGCCGTTTCCATCATTTTCTTCTTTTACGGGTTAAGGTTAAGTCCTGAAAAACTGCGCGCGGGCCTGGTTAACTGGAAGTTGCATGTAATGGTGCATTTATCCACATTTGTCCTTTTTCCATTGCTTGCCCTGGCTTTCCGGCCCCTTTTCAAATCGGGTGACAGCCAGACATTATGGCTGGCGATATTCTTTCTGACGGCGCTTCCTTCCACGGTGTCGTCGTCCGTTGTTATGGTTTCCATCGCGAAAGGCAATATTCCGGCGGCCATCTTCAACGCAAGCATTTCGAGCCTGATCGGCGTTTTTCTTACACCATTATGGATGGGGCTGGTGATGGATGCGGGCACTGGGCACGCCGGTCCCGGGCATTTTGATCTGCTTTCAGTAGTCGGAAAGTTGTCTTTACAAGTATTATTACCAGTTTGTGCAGGCATTGCATTGAATAAAAGATGGGGCCATTTTGCGGAGCGATATAAAAAATACATCCGCTATTTCGATCAGTTTTCGATTTTGCTTATCGTTTACACCTCTTTTTGCGAATCGTTCGGGGAGCATTTGTTTAGTTCGCTGGGACTAAAAGAAATTGTATTTTTAGGGATAGGAATGCTGTCGCTGTTTTTCGGGATTTATTTCCTGCTCACATTCATCAGCAACCTGTTACATTTCAACCATGAGGACAGGATCACGGCCGTATTCTGCGGTTCCAAAAAATCCCTGGTGCAGGGCGCAGTAATGTCCAAAGTGCTTTTTCCAGGCGCTCAGGCAGGGTTAATGTTGCTTCCGATCATGATTTATCATGCTTTGCAACTAATTGCGGCGAGTATCATTGCGCAGCGGATGGCGCGTTTGAACGAGGAGGAGCGGATTATTAATTAA
- a CDS encoding PepSY-associated TM helix domain-containing protein, with translation MKKLIGKLHLYLGLTSGIIVFVVAITGCILAFEHEIKSFTQPYMFVEPPVNAKVLPPSVLQASAEKMLPGKKANGVLYGVPTRNAEVGFYNANPEYYYVVYVNPYTAEVQHVWNEKGDFFHFILHGHYYLWLPPTIGQPIVASATLVFLVMLISGLVLWWPKNKSAAKQRFSIKWNAAWRRKNYDLHNVFGFYVLSIGFLLGFTGLVWGFKWFSQGLYTATGGKGSDEYYLPASDSTLLAGAFTPITAVDKAWLALKKEYPVNEGINVSIPHTKSESIFSFVNFRAGTYYNVDYNYFDQYSLKKIKMTGPYSGRFKDADFANTLRRMNYDIHVGAILGLPGKIIVFLASLICASLPVTGTIIWWGRRKKQSRKPKKNLRALQPDLVAR, from the coding sequence ATGAAGAAACTGATCGGGAAATTACATCTTTACCTTGGCCTGACATCCGGGATTATCGTGTTTGTAGTAGCCATAACGGGTTGTATCCTGGCTTTTGAGCACGAAATAAAAAGCTTTACACAACCTTACATGTTTGTAGAGCCGCCGGTAAATGCCAAAGTGCTGCCTCCATCGGTTTTACAGGCAAGCGCTGAAAAAATGCTTCCCGGCAAAAAGGCAAACGGCGTGCTATATGGCGTCCCGACGCGCAATGCAGAAGTGGGCTTTTACAATGCGAATCCTGAATATTATTATGTCGTCTATGTGAATCCTTACACGGCCGAAGTGCAGCACGTCTGGAACGAAAAAGGCGATTTTTTCCACTTTATCTTACACGGACATTATTATTTATGGTTGCCGCCGACCATCGGCCAGCCCATTGTGGCGTCGGCGACATTGGTTTTCCTTGTGATGTTGATCAGCGGACTTGTGCTTTGGTGGCCCAAAAATAAATCGGCAGCAAAACAGCGCTTCTCAATCAAATGGAATGCGGCGTGGAGGCGGAAAAATTACGATCTGCACAACGTTTTCGGTTTTTATGTTTTGTCAATCGGCTTCCTATTAGGCTTTACAGGGCTGGTTTGGGGTTTCAAATGGTTTTCCCAGGGACTTTATACGGCAACGGGCGGTAAGGGCTCGGACGAATATTACCTTCCAGCTTCGGATTCAACATTGCTAGCCGGTGCGTTTACGCCTATTACCGCTGTCGACAAGGCATGGCTTGCATTGAAAAAGGAATATCCGGTTAATGAGGGGATCAATGTTTCGATTCCGCATACCAAATCTGAATCGATCTTCTCTTTCGTGAATTTCAGGGCTGGGACTTACTACAATGTTGATTACAATTATTTTGACCAGTATTCCCTTAAAAAAATAAAAATGACCGGCCCTTATTCCGGCCGTTTTAAGGATGCCGACTTTGCAAATACATTGCGGAGAATGAATTATGACATTCACGTAGGGGCTATTTTAGGGCTTCCGGGCAAGATCATTGTTTTTCTGGCCAGCCTAATTTGTGCCAGCCTGCCCGTAACCGGAACGATTATCTGGTGGGGCAGAAGGAAAAAGCAGTCCAGGAAACCTAAGAAAAACCTGCGCGCATTACAGCCGGACCTCGTCGCCAGATAA
- a CDS encoding DUF4230 domain-containing protein, which yields MRWIVRLLVLILLLAGLQSIWSNFRAGNWVPDWLGSQEKSETTHALVLEEITTMGKLELVKYNFKDVVEQQITKMWLPNAKAILIVQGEAIGCIDLTKVEIADITSEAETLVVNMPEPELCVFKIDHSKSRVYNTEYAFNEEAKLVQEAYKQAEKQIQRSALDMGILEQTQINARKILTPVLEKASGKKVVLKFPLNTKIDKLR from the coding sequence ATGCGTTGGATAGTGCGTTTGCTTGTGTTGATCCTTTTGCTGGCCGGGCTTCAATCGATATGGAGTAATTTCAGGGCGGGTAACTGGGTGCCGGATTGGCTGGGCAGCCAGGAAAAATCCGAGACGACGCACGCGCTGGTTTTGGAGGAAATAACGACAATGGGTAAGTTGGAATTGGTAAAATATAATTTTAAAGACGTTGTTGAACAGCAGATTACAAAAATGTGGCTGCCCAATGCGAAGGCTATACTAATCGTCCAGGGCGAGGCGATCGGCTGTATTGATCTGACCAAAGTTGAAATTGCCGACATTACATCCGAAGCCGAAACACTGGTTGTGAATATGCCTGAGCCGGAACTTTGTGTTTTTAAGATAGACCATAGTAAATCAAGGGTTTACAATACAGAATATGCTTTCAATGAAGAAGCCAAGCTTGTCCAGGAAGCATATAAACAGGCGGAAAAGCAAATCCAGCGATCAGCTCTTGATATGGGAATTTTGGAACAGACCCAGATCAATGCCCGCAAAATACTGACCCCGGTTTTGGAAAAAGCATCGGGGAAAAAAGTGGTTTTGAAGTTTCCGCTAAATACCAAAATAGACAAGTTGCGTTGA
- the can gene encoding carbonate dehydratase, whose protein sequence is MEQYQRLLDFNKTWAAEQLGVDESYFEILAKDQKPDFLWIGCADSRVPAEDLTGSRPGEMFVHRNVANLVVHTDMNMLSVLQYAVEVLHVKHILVVGHYQCGGVRAAMTNNDFGLINKWLCNIKDVYDKHETELEAIDDQGKRFDRLVELNVIQQVKNLAKTDIVQRAWKKNQSLHLHGWVYGMHDGILKPIIDMPPGTEVTGIYKYQFD, encoded by the coding sequence ATGGAACAATATCAAAGGCTGCTGGACTTCAATAAGACCTGGGCTGCCGAGCAGTTAGGCGTGGATGAATCTTATTTCGAGATTCTTGCCAAAGATCAAAAGCCCGATTTTTTATGGATCGGGTGTGCCGACAGCCGCGTTCCGGCGGAAGACCTTACGGGCTCGCGGCCCGGTGAAATGTTTGTGCACCGCAATGTGGCCAACCTGGTCGTGCATACGGATATGAACATGCTGAGCGTGCTGCAATATGCGGTTGAAGTGCTGCATGTCAAGCACATTCTGGTCGTTGGACATTACCAATGTGGCGGCGTGAGAGCTGCTATGACAAACAATGATTTTGGTTTGATCAACAAATGGTTGTGCAACATTAAAGATGTGTACGACAAGCATGAAACTGAACTGGAAGCCATCGACGATCAAGGCAAGCGTTTTGACAGGCTCGTTGAGCTGAATGTGATCCAGCAGGTGAAAAATCTTGCCAAAACCGACATTGTACAACGGGCGTGGAAGAAAAACCAGTCTTTGCATTTACATGGTTGGGTTTATGGAATGCACGACGGCATCTTAAAGCCAATCATCGACATGCCGCCAGGCACTGAGGTTACCGGCATTTACAAGTATCAATTTGACTGA